The sequence TACCGCCTTCTTGCCGATGCGGTTCAGCCCGTCACCAAGGCCGACCGTTGTAGTGGTCTTGCCTTCGCCCGCAGGCGTCGGATTAATCGCCGTGACGAGGATCAGCTTGCCGTCCTTCTTGCCAGCCTGCGCCGCAATGAACGCGGCACCGATCTTTGCCTTGTCGTAGCCGTAAGGTGCGAGATCTTCCGCCGGAATCCCGAGCTTTGCGCCGATCTCCATAATTGGCAGCTTCTTTGCTGCGCGCGCAATCTCGATATCGGATGCCACGGTCGTCGCCATAAGTCTCGCCCCCAAACATACGGTCATTTCCCTGTCGGGATAAACCAATATCTATCGGGTGTGAATAGTGGCGAAGCACTCTGTTCGTCGAAACGCACCGCCTTGTCTCAGGACGCAGGCATGCCTATTTTCGGCGTCCAATGAAAACCGAGAAGGAAAGATAAAGACATGAAGTCCCTGGAATTGCTGGTCGAGCGCATCATCCTCTCCAGTCGCTGGCTCCTGGTGATCTTCTATCTCGGCCTTGCCGCTTCGCTCGCCGTCTACGCCGTTTCGTTCGCCTATAAGTTCTACAAGGTGGCGATCAACGTCTTCGCCTATGACGAAGCCGACATGATCCTCGCCATTCTCGGCCTTATCGACGCCGCCCTGGTGGCCAGCCTCATCGTTATGGTAATGATTTCGGGCTACGAGAATTTCGTCAGCCGCTTCGACGAGGCCGAAAATGGAGGCGAGGTTTCCTTCATCGGCAAGCTCGATTCAGGCAGCCTCAAGATCAAGGTCGCCTCTTCGATCGTCGCCATTTCCTCGATCCACCTGCTGCAGATCTTCCTGAACGCTACTCAATACGACAACGCCAAGCTGATGTGGTTCACCATCATCCACCTGGCCTTCGTCGTGTCCGCGCTATTGTTGGGCTTTCTGGAAAAGATCATGGCGAAAGCAAAAGCCAAGGATAGCTGAGGCCGGGTCAACGGCTACTTGCCGGCCATTGCCGATGCGCTGGTCATCGGCGCAACGGTCGTCGACCGTGCCGGCGCGTCACAATCGGAAATCGATTGATTTTCCTTGCAGTTGCGCGCCGAGGCCAGGGCGTCGGCATCGGCAAGCTCCGTCGTCAGCTTCAGCCTCAACGCGTCCATCTGCGAAATCAGATGAATGCCGTTCGGGTCGGTTCCAAGCATCAGATCGACAAGCCCCCGGTCCACACCCATTTTGTCGAGGAAGCTCACCAGCCTCGACCTCTGCGCCTTGTCGAGCTTCGTCGTGTCGTACTTGCCGACGAATTTGCGGCCGATCTCCTTCTTGGAGATGATCTTGCGCCTGCCATCCACCATCTCATATTCGGTGCGATACTGAACGCGTACCTCGCTGTAGGTGGTGGTGATCTGATGAACGCCCAGCAGCGCGAAGGGGCTGGAAACGCGCTGAACACCGCCTGCAAAAAACAAAGGGCAGGCCGAAAAGCAGATTGCGCCGTCGGAAAATGGCTGGCCTGTGATCGAGCCGTCCTTGGCAAAAGCAGCCGAGCAGATCGGCTCGGCATAGGGGCACGCCCGCGAGCGGGTGCGGCCGACTGCGATCGAAAGCTTTTGCTTGCGAATGACGCGAGCCATCTCCATCGCTGCCTTGACATCGCCACCCGGCGAACTGACGACGATGGGCAGTTTACGGTTGCCCACCTGCTTCAGGATCTTCTGCAGCTTCCTCGGTGTATCTGCCATGATCTGACCTTCGGCGGAGATCCAGTCCGGGCAAGTGCTATCGGCTCGGCATTGGCCCATCTCGCCGTGAACG comes from Rhizobium tropici CIAT 899 and encodes:
- a CDS encoding TIGR00645 family protein, with protein sequence MKSLELLVERIILSSRWLLVIFYLGLAASLAVYAVSFAYKFYKVAINVFAYDEADMILAILGLIDAALVASLIVMVMISGYENFVSRFDEAENGGEVSFIGKLDSGSLKIKVASSIVAISSIHLLQIFLNATQYDNAKLMWFTIIHLAFVVSALLLGFLEKIMAKAKAKDS